The Bifidobacterium asteroides genomic interval ATGGCGCAGGATCCGCTGGATGCCGCTGCCCAGGCCAAGAGAATCTGGGATGCGGTCCTGCAGGTGCTCCGCTACAGCAGTTCGCTGACCTCCAGGGACAAGGGCTGGCTTGAAGACATCACCCCCGAGGCGGTCTTCGGCACCACCATCGTTCTGCGTGTCTCCTCCAAGGCCACCCAGGAAGCTATTCAGGGACCGCTCAGCCAGCCTGTCCTCAGCGCATTGCAACTGGTCACCAATCAGGAAATGTTCCCGGCCATCAAAATCGTCTACCCTGAGCAGATGGCCAAGCAGATGGCTGCCGACCAACAGAACGACCAACGCGCATCCGCCATGGCTGGCTCCGCCCCGGGAAGCGGCGAGTTCCGTCAGGTCCCCGGCCCAGCCCACGATCCATACGGCGACTACCAGCGCCAGAACAGCACCGGCCGATCCTCCTCCGACACAGAGACCCGTTCAAATTGGAGGCCTGAGACCGCAGGGACCGCCAAAACCCCGATCGTCTCGGCCAATGATTTCCATCAGGGCACCTACGTGCCCATGACTTTGGACATGCAGGCCGAGCTGTCCGAGTCCTCCCCTGCTACAAGGTCCACGGCCAGCGCCGATGCCGATCAGCAGGCCGAGGCCGAGCGGACAACGTCGCGGCCCGCTTTTACCGTGCCTCGCTTCCCCATGAGCCAGAACCGGGTGGAGCGCGATCCGCAGACTCATCTGAACAAGAACGCCACTTTCGATACCTTTGTCCCAGGCGACTCCAACCGCTTCGCGCGGACCGTGGCCCTGGCCGTGGCCGAAGGCTCGGGCCAGGACTTCAATCCCCTGTGCATCTATGGCAGCTCAGGTCTGGGCAAGACCCATCTGCTCAACGCCATTGGCAACTATGCCCTGGTTAAGGATCCTTCGCTCAAGGTCCGGTACGTCAACTCGGAGGAATTCACCAACGAGTTCATCGACGCCCTGCAGAACTCAACCCAAGGCTCGGGCCAGATCGCAGAATTCAACCGCCGCTACCGGCAGGTGGATGTGCTCCTTATCGATGACATCCAGTTCCTGGGGGGCAAGGAAGCCACCCTGGACCAGTTCTTCCACACCTTCAATGCCCTGCACGACGCCAACAAGCGCATCGTCATCGCCTCGGACGTGGCCCCCAAGAATCTGAAAGGCTTCGAATCGCGACTGATCTCGCGCTTCGACTCGGGCCTGACCGTGGACGTCAAGCCGCCAGACCGGGAGACCCGGGTGGCCATCCTGAGAATGATGGCCTCCATGAACGGGGTCAGCATTCCCAACGAGGTCCTGGATCTGATCGCGGAACGCTTCACCGAGAACATCCGAGAGCTTGAGGGGGCTCTGACTCGTGTCACAGCCGTGGCCAGCCTCAATAACCAGCCAGTCACCACGGCCTTGGCTGAACAGACCCTGCAGGACTTCTTCTCCACGGACGTAGAAATCAAGCCCACCGACATCATCTCCCAGGTGGCCAAGTACTTCCATCTGACCTTTGACGATATCGTCGGCCGTACGCGCACCAAGAACATCGCCCTGGCCCGCCAGATCGCCATGTATCTGGCCCGGGAAATGACCAGCATGTCCTTGGTAGACATTGGCGAGGTCTTCGGCGGCCGCGACCATACCACAGTCATGCATGCCTATACGCGCATCTCCAATGAGATGCAGGAAAAGCGGGAGATTTACAACTACGTCATGGAGCTGACGGTCCGGCTCAAGCAGCCTCAGAACTGATGCGACACGCAGGAACCGGTGTGGATCGACAGAAAAAGATATCCACCTGTTTATCCCCAGATGTGGGCAAACCTTGGGAATAACCCACCGATTTTCCGGGGACAAGTGGTGGATCTTTAGCGAATAACCACCATACTTTTGTGGATAACTCAGCAAAAATCCGCCCTTGTGGATAATTTGGCTTTTTAGTCACATCGATCTCACCACTTATCCACAGCACCTGGGTGAGGTATATCCACCGCATTGCAAGGATTTGGAAACTTATCCACACCATCCACCGGGCTTATTACGATGACTCTATGTATATTTATGCAACAGTCATCGTCATATTCAAGCACACTTCCTCACTCCAACCACATCCCCTGGCCTATTCGATAGAATGAGTCCAGTTCATTCATCGACAAGAAGGCTCCCATGAAAGTAGAAGTGAATTCATCCGCACTCTCGGATGCGGTGGCTTGGACCACCCGCATCATCCCCTCCCGACCGGCTTCGCCGATTCTGGCGGGCGTGAGAATGGAAGCCTCTGACGGAACATTGAAGCTCTCTGCTTTCGATTACGAGGTTTCGGCGAGAAACCACATCGAGGCAGGCATCGACGAATCCGGAACGGCTCTGGTATTGGGCAAACTTCTAGCGGACATCACTAAATCACTGCCCTCGGAGAAGACCTACCTATCAACCGAGGGATCCAAGATGACCATCACTTCGGGCAAATCCACTTTTTCCCTGCAGCTGATGCCTGACAGCGAGTATCCCGACCTTCCTGCCGTTCCCGAACCCATGGGCCAGGTGGATGCTGAGACCTTTATCCAATCCATCTCCCAATCCATCGTCGCTGTTTCCCGGGAAGAAAGCCGGCCAGTCCTGACTAGCGTAAAAACCGAAATCGCTGGGGACAAGGTGGTCATGACCGCCACTGACCGTTTCAGGCTGTCCCGTTCGAGCTTCACTTGGACTCCTCGCGACGCCGACTTCTCCGCATCGATGCTGATCCGCGGTTCTCTGCTGCGGGACATCGCCCGCTCCCTCGACGAGCACCAGAACGTGACCATGGATTACGAGGCTGACAACCCCACCATCATGGGCGTGGAAAACGCCGGCAAGATATCCACCACCCAGCTGATTGACGGGGAATTTCCGGCCGTGGACCGTCTCTTTTCGGACGAGTACCCCATCCAGGCGGTCATCGCCCGGCAGGATCTGATCGACGCCATCAAGCGCGTGGCCCTGGTTGCCGAACGCAATGCCCCCATTCGCATGGTCTTCTCCGGCAACGAGGTGACACTGAGCGCAGGCACGGCTGACGAGGCACAGGCCCATGAGGTTCTGCAGGCGGATCTGGATGGCGAAGACATCACGGTGGCCTTCAATCCCAGCTATCTGATCGACGGGCTGGGCGCCATCGCCGAGCCCTTTGTCCGTATCAAAATGACCTCGGCGGTCAAGGCCGTGGAGTTCAACGGCCAGCAGGAGCAGGATTCCGAGGAGTCCATGGACTACCGTTACCTGCTGGTGCCCATGCGTTTCAACAACTGACACCCGGGCAGGTTCGAGGAACGATCGCCGTGCACATCTCCCGTCTGGTTCTGGATCACTTCCGTTCCTGGGAGCACTGCGTCCTCGATCTGGAGCCCGGAGTGACCATTCTGGAGGGACGCAACGGCCTGGGCAAGACCAACCTGGTCGAGGCCATCGAGGTTCTGTCCACCGGCGGCAGCCATAGGGCCTCATCCTCGCTGCCCCTGGTAGAGCGTGGGCAGTCCAAGGCCACTGTCAGGGCCAGGCTGGAGCAGGACGGGACCGCCACCGACTATGAGCTGACCATTGCCGCCAAGGGGGCCAACCGGGGAAGAATCAACGGCGGGCCTTCCCTCTATCAGCGTGACCTGGTGGGCCGGGTGCCCTGCGTGACCTTCAGCCCCGAGGATCAGCTGATGGTCTCCGGAGAGCCGGCAGCCAGGCGTGCCGTGCTGGACCAGGCCGGCAGCCAGCTCGATGCCGACTACTTCCAGGTTCGGCAGGATTTTCGCCATGTGGCCAGGCAGCGCGCCGCCCTGCTCAAGCAGCTCTCCCAGGCGGGCCGCGACCCCTCGGGTGACGGGCGTGACGCAGCCCTGTCCGGCCTAGAGGTATGGACTGGGCAGTTTATTCGCACGGGGCTGGATCTGAGCCGACGACGGGCGGCTCTGGTAGAGGCTCTGGACCAGCCCTTCAGTGATCTGTATGGTCGGCTGGCAGGCCCTGATCAGGATGCTCGATTGACCTACCGGCCCTCCCTGGAGGAGATAGGACCCGATGGGCAGACCGGTCCCGAGGTCGCCGAAGCCGTCAGTCGTCACTTTCAGCGGATATACCCGGGAGAAGTGGCCCGGGGCACCAATCTGATCGGCCCCCAGCGCGATGATCTGGCCTTCACCCTCAACGGCATGCCTGCCAGGGAGTTCGCCTCCAACGGTGAGATGTGGACCCTGGCCCTGGCTCTGAGGCTGGCTCTGCTGCAGGTGGTCAAGGATCGTCGCGCCCTGGAGCCGATCGTCATTCTGGATGATGTCTTCGCCCAGTTGGATCGGGGCCGCAGGGATCAGATCCTGGACTTTGCCCGCCAGCAGGACCAGGTGCTGATCACTGTGGCCGCCGACAGCGATATCCCCTCCCTGCAGGGTGCCAGCTTGGTGGATGTGTCCAGGTTGAGGCCTGTGCAACCATCCGATCCGGCCGCTCAGGATCCGGCCATCGCCAGTGCCATGCAGGATCTGCGTCGAACCAGAGGGACGGCTCATGACGACTCGGATACGAAGGATGTGCCAGAGGGGAACGACCTGTCATGAAGGCGCCCATGGTTGAGGCTCTGCACCTGGACCAGCGTCGATTGCCGGCCCTGGTCTTCGAGGGTTGCACACGACGGGCGGCCACTCGTCGGCAGCGGGAGGACAACTCCCGCAAGGCCTGGTATGCATTCGGAAAGCCAGGCCGTGACCCAGCCAAACTGGGAGGAGTGGTGACCAGCCTGGCTGCCGGGAGCGGGTGGACCAGCCATCTGAAGGTGGCCCGGCTGCGCAACCAGTGGGACAGTGTGGTGGGCCCCGGCATCGCAGCTCATTCGAGAGTGGTCTCCTACCGGGAGTGCGTGCTGACCATCCAGGCGCAGACCACAGTCTGGGCCACCCAGCTGACCTACCTGGTCCCCCAGCTCAAGGCGACCATTGTCAAGCGGCTGGGCATGCCGGTCAAGCAGATCCGGGTGACCGGCCCCCACAACTACAGCTTTCGCCGTTCACGGTTCGATCCGCCGGGCCGAGGCGTGCGCGACACCTACGGGTGAGCCCATAATCTGCGGATACCGTCTTCCCAGCTTTCTGTCAGCCTAAAGTCCCCTAGCGCTGGTAATCTATAGGTTATAGGGTCAAACGCTTCCAAGGCCCCTTTATGGACGATTTGGAACCTGGTGACCATGACTCGATCCCCCGCTCGACCACGAACGGAAGCTGCTTTGTCGTCAGTGGGCGACCATGGGGGTGCAGAAAGGACTATCCGTGGCAGATCTCAACACTGACCCGTCCCGGACCCCGCAAGAGGGCCGGGAGCATGAGGAGGACAAGCCTCAGGATGACGGCATGACGGGCCAGGATCAGCTGGACGACGCGCAGCTGGATGACTCGCTCTCCCCCGAACACTATGACGCCAGCGATCTGAAAGTGCTGGAGGGGCTGGAGGCTGTTCGCGTCCGTCCCGGTATGTACATCGGTTCTACAGGTCCCAGGGGCCTGCATCATCTGGTCTACGAGATCGTCGACAACTCGGTCGACGAAGCCCTGGCCGGGTACGCTGACCATATTGAAGTCACCATCCTGCCCGACAACGGCATCCGGGTGGACGACAACGGCCGTGGCATACCTGTGGACGAGGTGCCGGGCGAGGGCAAGAGCGGCGTCGAGGTGGTCATGACCAAGCTGCATGCCGGCGGCAAGTTCGGCGGCGGCGGCTACGCGGTTTCAGGCGGCCTGCACGGCGTGGGCATATCCGTGGTGAACGCCCTGTCCACCCGGATCGACGTCCAGGTGCGCCGTCAGGGTTACCACTGGCATCAGAGCTTCCGCAATCAGAAGCCCACGGCTCCCCTATCCAAGGATCAGGCCATGGGGCCGGACGAGGGCACCGGCACCTCGGTGACCTTCTGGGCCGATCCCAAAATCTTCGAGACTACGGTCTACGACTTCGAGACTCTGCGCAGCCGTTTCCAGCAGATGGCCTTCCTCAACAAGGGCTTGAGAATCACCCTGACCGATCTGCGCCCCAACAACCAGGCCGGTGACGAGGTGGCGGGCGAGGAGCAGACCCCTGAGCAGAAGGGCCAGTCCGTCAGCTACCAGTATGCCAACGGCATCAAGGACTATGTGGACTATCTGGTCAAGGTCAGGAAGGCCACGCCTGTGGAGGCTGAGGTCATCGACTTCGAGGCCGAGGACCTGAAGCTGGGCATCTCCGCCGAGGTGGCTATGCAGTGGACCACCGCCTACTCGGAGTCGGTCCACACTTTCGCCAACACCATCGCGACCACCGAGGGCGGCACCCACGAAGAGGGGTTCCGTGCAGCTCTGACCAGCATGATCAACCGCTACGCCCGGGACAAGAACATCCTCAAGGACAAGGATGACAACCTCTCGGGCGATGACGTGCGCGAGGGGTTGACCGCCGTGGTCTCCGTCAAGCTGACCAATCCGCAGTTCGAGGGCCAGACCAAGACCAAGCTGGGCAACTCCGAGGCCAAGACCTTCGTCCAGCGGGTCATGACCGAGAGGCTGAGCGACTGGTTCGACGCCCACCCCGGCGAGGCCAAGTCCATCATCCAGAAGGCCATGGAGGCCTCCCGGGCCAGGATCGCGGCCAAGAAGGCCCGCGAGAACACCCGTCGCAAGTCCATCTTCGAGACGGCCGGCATGCCCGACAAGCTCAAGGACTGCCAGTCCAGCGACCCCGAGGAGTGCGAGCTGTTCATCGTGGAGGGCGACTCCGCAGGCGGCTCGGCCATCCAGGGGCGCAACCCCATGACCCAGGCCATCCTGCCCCTGCGCGGCAAGATCCTCAACACGGAGCGGGCCAGTCTGGACCGCATGATGAAGTCCGACACCATCGAATCCCTGATCACGGCTGTGGGCGGCGGATACGGCGAGGACTTCAACATCGACAAGGTGCGCTACCACAAGGTCATCATCATGGCCGACGCCGATGTGGACGGCGCCCACATCGCCACCCTGAATCTGACCCTCTTCTTCCGCTACATGCGGCCCATGATCGAGGCTGGCTACGTCTACGTGGCCATGCCCCCGCTCTACCGGCTCAAGTGGACCAAGGGGCCCCACAGCTTCGTCTACACCGACGCCGAGCGCGACAGGGTCCTGGCCGAGGGCAAGGCCTCCGGCCGACAGCTGCCCAAGGGCGAAGGGATCCAGCGTTACAAGGGTCTGGGCGAGATGAGCTACCAGGAGCTCTGGGAGACCACCATGGATCCGGATCACCGCATCCTCAAGAAGATCCGCATCGATGACGCTGAGCAGGCCGACGAGACCTTCACCATGCTCATGGGCGACGAGGTCGAACCTCGGCGTCTGTTCATCCAACGCAATGCCCACGACGCCCGCTTCATCGACGCCTGAGACGGAAGCCTCCCCTTTTCACCATTTGAGCTAAGGATCGATTTTGGCAGACGATAACAACAATGACAACAGCCCGGACCAGGACGGCCTCAACCTGCCCGACGGGTCCCGCGAGCCGCTCAGCCCCCAGGAGATGGACAACACCGATTACGGCCTCCTTAAGGGCGAGCGGATTCAGCCCATCGACCTCCAGCAGGAGATGCGGGAATCCTACCTGTCCTACGCCCTGTCCGTGATCGTGGAGCGGGCCCTGCCCGATGTCCGCGACGGCATGAAGCCGGTCCACCGCAGGGTCATCTACGCCATGTACGACGGCGGATACCGGCCCGACCGCGGCTACAACAAGTGCTCGCGCGTGGTGGGCGACGTCATGGGCAAGTACCACCCCCATGGCGATGCGGCCATCTATGACACCATAGTGCGTCTGGCTCAGTCCTGGTCCATGCGCTACCCGCTGGTGGACGGCCAGGGCAACTTCGGCTCCCCCGGCGACGACCCGGCGGCCGCCATGAGGTACACCGAGTGCCGTATGGCCCCCCTGGCCATGGAGATGGTGCGCGACATCGACAAGGACACGGTCGATTTCATCCCCAACTACGACGGGAAAACCCAGGAGCCTACGGTTCTGCCCTCCCGCTTCCCCAACCTGCTGGTCAATGGATCAGCCGGCATCGCCGTGGGCATGGCCACCAACATCCCTCCGCACAACCTGCGCGAGGTATCCAAGGGCGTGCACTGGGCACTGGAGCATCCCGAGGCCTCCAAGGAGGAGCTGCTCAACGCCCTGATCGCCATCATCAAGGGACCGGACTTCCCTACCGGCGCCACCATTCTGGGCCACAAGGGCATCGAGCAGGCCTACCGGACCGGACGCGGCCTGATCACCATGCGGGCCGTGGTCAACACCGAGGAGATCCGCGGAAGGATGTGCCTGGTGGTCACCGAGCTGCCCTACCAGGTCAACCCCGACCGGCTGGCCTCCTCCATCCGCGAGGCGGTGCGCGACGGCAAGATTCAAGGTATCGCCGACATGCGCGATGAGACCTCGGGCCGTACCGGCCAGCGCCTGGTCCTGGTGCTCAAGCGCGATGCCGTGCCCAAGGTGGTCCTCAACAACCTTTACAAGCACACCCAGCTGCAGCAGACCTTCGGGGCCAACATGCTGGCCCTGGTGGACGGGGTCCCCAGGACCCTGAGCCTGGACGCCTTCATCCGCCACTGGGTGGACCACCAGCTGGATGTGGTCGAGCGGCGCACCCGCTATCTGAAGCGGGAAGCCGAGGATCGCGACCACATCCTGCAGGGGTATCTGAAGGCCCTGGACATGATCGACCAGGTCATCGCCCTGATCCGCGCCTCCAAGGACGTGGAGACGGCCCGCACTGGCCTGATGGAGCTGCTGGATGTGGACGAGGTCCAGGCCGATGCCATCCTGGCCATGCAGCTGCGCCGTCTGGCCGCCCTGGAACGGCAGAAGATCCTGGACGAGCATGAGGATCTCATGCGCAAGATCGCCGACTACAACGATATTTTGGCCCACCCCGAGCGCCAGCGCACCATCGTGGGCGATGAGCTGGACGAGATCGTCGACAAGTACGGTGACGAGCGGAGGACCCGGATCGTCCCCTACTCAGGCGAGATGAACGTGGAGGACCTGATCGCCGACGAGCAGGTGGTGGTCACCGTCACCCACTCCGGCTTCGTCAAGCGGACCAAGGCCGACGAGTACCGGGCCCAGCACCGTGGCGGCAAGGGCATCCGCGGAGCCAGGCTGCGCGAGGACGACGTGGTGGACCACTTCTTCCTGACCAGCACCCACAACTGGCTGCTCTTCTTCACTAACAAGGGCCGGGTGTATCGGCTCAAGGCCTATGAGCTGCCTGAGGGTTCCCGCGACTCCAAGGGACAGCATGTAGCCAATCTGCTCCAGCTGGGCCCGGGCGAGCGGATCGAACAGGTCCTCTCCCTGCACGACTATGACGATGCCGACTATCTGGTCCTGGCCACCCGGACCGGACGGGTCAAGAAGACCCGCCTGACCGAGTATGATTCGCCCCGCCAGGGCGGCCTGATCGCCGTGCGGCTGATGGAGCTGGGCACCGTCACCGACGAGGACGGGCAAGAGGTCCCCCAGAGCGATGAGCTGGTGGGTGCCGCCCTCTGCAATGCCGACGATGAGATCATCCTGGTCTCCCGCAAGGGCATGAGCGTGCGCTTCCCGGCCGACGACTCCACCCTGCGGCCCATGGGACGGCAGACCGCCGGCGTCCAAGGCATGCGGTTCCGCCCCGGCGATGAACTGCTGAGCATGGACGTGATCGCCAAGGAGTCCGGGAATGATCTGCTGGTGGTCACCGATGAAGGCTTTGCCAAGCGGACTGCCCTGAGCGAGTACCGCCTGCAGGGCCGCAACGGCTACGGCGTCAAGGCCATTGCCATGGTGGAGGGCCGGGGATCCCTGGTCGGCGCCCTGGTGGTGAACGAGGACGATCAGATCATGGCCATCATGAAGTCCGGCAAGGTCATCCGCTCCGATGTGGCCGAGGTCAAGCGGACCGGCCGCAACACCCAGGGAGTCACTCTGGCCAAGCCCGATAAGGGCGATGAGATCCTCTCCATCGCCCGCAATGCCGAGCGTGACGACCAGGAGGAGAATGGCGGTCAGGCTGACTTGGCTCCTGCCGCTCCCCTGGCGGCCAAGGATCAGCCCATCGCCACCACCGGAACCGGCGACGGCCAAGGTCTGGCCCAAGAGGACTGAGCAGGTCCGCTACCAGTCTGACAAGACTGGTAGCCTCGTAAGAAGTTGTGCAGGTCCTGCGGCGGTGTGCGCGGACTGGTGAATGCAAGGATCAAGGAGTGCCCATGAGCCAGGATGATCAGAAGCAGGCCAAGGCCGGTACCGGTAAGAAGGGTACAGCAAAGCCTAAAACCGGCAAGACCAAGGCTGATGAATCCGAAAAGGGCGAGTCCCGCCAACCCTCATCGGCCACTCCCCCGGCTTCTGCTGCCGGCCGGACGGCAGCAGGGCGCTCCGCAAGAACCACAGCTTCGGCTGCCGCTCCGGTCAAAGCCCCTTCGACAACGCGTCCTCACGTGCCTCGGGCCCGGCGCATGCAGCTGTCCTTGACCCGGTTGGAACCTTGGTCGGTGGCCAAGGTCACCTTCCTGCTGTCCATCGCCGGGGCCATCATTCAGGTGGTGGCCGCCGCCCTGCTCTGGATTCTGCTCAACGCTATGGGGCTCTTTGACAATCTGACCCAGGTCATCTCCAAGACAGGCCTGGATGCGGGTGGTTTCGACCTGGGCCAGGTGCTGAGCCTGGGGACGGTCCTGAGCTCGGTGACCATTTTCTCTATCTTCGAGATCGTCATAGTAGTGGCTCTGGTCACCATTTTCGCCTTTCTCTACAACCTGGTCAGCTCCCTGGTTGGCGGCATCCACATAACCCTGGGCGACGACTGAGCTCTTCGTTGGCGCAGTCAATCGGTCGATAGCCTTAAGCGCGATTTAAACTGGAATTGTGCTCTCGACATACCTGGACTACTTCAGCGGCTCCTTCGGCATATCTCTGGTCTTTTGGCCCCTGGCCTCGTTGATCCTGACCCTGCCCATTCTTGCCCTGATCTACAACCGCTATCACCGGCTCCGGTTGACAGCAGCCATGGCGGCCTACCTGACCGTCTTATATCTGCTGGCCCTGGTCTTCTTCACCCTCTGGCCCATGCCCGACGACCGTGCCGCCTTCTGCGCCACCCATCATCTGACCCCCCAGCTCAACCCCCTGCAGTTCCTGACCGACCTGAGCACAGGCGGTCGGATGGCCATGTTGCAGATTCTGCTCAATGTGGCCTTCTTCCTGCCCCTGGGCTTCATCATGGGGCGGGTCTTCCGCTGGCGCTTCATCCTGGCCTTGCCGGTTGCCTTCCTGGTCTCCCTCTTCATCGAAACGGCCCAACTGACCGGGGTGTTCGGCATCGTGGGCTGCGCCTACCGTCTCTTCGACGTGGACGACCTGATCTGGAACACTTCAGGCGCTCTGATCGGCTACCTGGTGGCCATGGCGGCCAACAAGCTCGTTCCCACCCGTCAGGCTGACGCTGCCCAGCTGGTCACCAACCCCGGGTTCATACACCGTGCCGTCTCCCTGGCTCTGGATCTGCTTCTGGCCACCATCCTGTCCCTGTCTCTGGGGATGGGCGTGACCTATGCGGTCCATCGCCTGGGCACCTATCAGCTGGATGGTCACTACCGCTTTGGCGGATTGCTGATCGCCCCATCCGCTCTGGATGTGTTCGGGACCGTGGTGGATCTGGCCATGCTGCTGATCTTTGAACTGCTCATCCCCCTGCCCCGCCGGGGACGGACGCTGGGCGCCACCTTCACCCACATGACCGTCGAAACCAAGCAGCGGCATGGCTGGTCCCGCTTCCTCTTCTATCTGTTCCGGACCGCAGTCATCCTGGCCGTCTTCGGCCCCTGGACCGGCAAGGTTCAGACTGCGACGCGCATCCTGGCCCTGCTCCTGCTGGTCTTCTACCTGATCAAGCGGCAGATGCCCTACGACCTCTTGCCCGGAACAGCCTACCGGGAGGATCCGGCTGCTCAGGAATCCCTCGACAGCCGGCGGGGGTGAAGCCTGACCTCGGATAGGATGATGGCGGCGAAGATGATGGCGAAGCCCAGCAGATGGGTGGCCGTCAGCTCCTCGTGCAGGACCAGGACCGAGACCAGCATGCCGAACAGGCTCTCCGAGCACAGGATCAGCGAGCCCTGGGCGGCGGGGACCCTGGAGAAGGCGATGTTCTGAAAGTTCTGGGCCATCAGGGTCGAGATCAGCGTCAGATAAATCATGGAGCCCAGGGTCGAGGGTGTGAAGTCGGCCGCAGTGGGCAAGGGATCGAAGATCAGCGCGCAGACCAGGAAGAGAATGCCGCCGAAGAGCAGCTCCAGATAGGTCAGCGTGGGGGCGTCGAACTTCTTGGTCAGGAACCCGGTGATCACCAGGTTGATCCCGTAGAGCAGGGCGCCGGCCAGGGTCAGCAGGTCGCCGGTGCTCAGAGCCAGCCCCTGTCCCCCGCCCTGGGCCGGCAGCGAGATCAGAGCCACGCCCAGGATGCAGATGGCGGCCGCGACGAAGTGCCGCAGGGCCGGCCGTCGGCGGGCCATGATCCAGACCAGGAAGGGCACGAAGATGCAGTAGGTGGCCGTCAGGAAGG includes:
- the gyrA gene encoding DNA gyrase subunit A, whose product is MADDNNNDNSPDQDGLNLPDGSREPLSPQEMDNTDYGLLKGERIQPIDLQQEMRESYLSYALSVIVERALPDVRDGMKPVHRRVIYAMYDGGYRPDRGYNKCSRVVGDVMGKYHPHGDAAIYDTIVRLAQSWSMRYPLVDGQGNFGSPGDDPAAAMRYTECRMAPLAMEMVRDIDKDTVDFIPNYDGKTQEPTVLPSRFPNLLVNGSAGIAVGMATNIPPHNLREVSKGVHWALEHPEASKEELLNALIAIIKGPDFPTGATILGHKGIEQAYRTGRGLITMRAVVNTEEIRGRMCLVVTELPYQVNPDRLASSIREAVRDGKIQGIADMRDETSGRTGQRLVLVLKRDAVPKVVLNNLYKHTQLQQTFGANMLALVDGVPRTLSLDAFIRHWVDHQLDVVERRTRYLKREAEDRDHILQGYLKALDMIDQVIALIRASKDVETARTGLMELLDVDEVQADAILAMQLRRLAALERQKILDEHEDLMRKIADYNDILAHPERQRTIVGDELDEIVDKYGDERRTRIVPYSGEMNVEDLIADEQVVVTVTHSGFVKRTKADEYRAQHRGGKGIRGARLREDDVVDHFFLTSTHNWLLFFTNKGRVYRLKAYELPEGSRDSKGQHVANLLQLGPGERIEQVLSLHDYDDADYLVLATRTGRVKKTRLTEYDSPRQGGLIAVRLMELGTVTDEDGQEVPQSDELVGAALCNADDEIILVSRKGMSVRFPADDSTLRPMGRQTAGVQGMRFRPGDELLSMDVIAKESGNDLLVVTDEGFAKRTALSEYRLQGRNGYGVKAIAMVEGRGSLVGALVVNEDDQIMAIMKSGKVIRSDVAEVKRTGRNTQGVTLAKPDKGDEILSIARNAERDDQEENGGQADLAPAAPLAAKDQPIATTGTGDGQGLAQED
- a CDS encoding DUF3566 domain-containing protein, giving the protein MSQDDQKQAKAGTGKKGTAKPKTGKTKADESEKGESRQPSSATPPASAAGRTAAGRSARTTASAAAPVKAPSTTRPHVPRARRMQLSLTRLEPWSVAKVTFLLSIAGAIIQVVAAALLWILLNAMGLFDNLTQVISKTGLDAGGFDLGQVLSLGTVLSSVTIFSIFEIVIVVALVTIFAFLYNLVSSLVGGIHITLGDD
- a CDS encoding VanZ family protein, which gives rise to MLSTYLDYFSGSFGISLVFWPLASLILTLPILALIYNRYHRLRLTAAMAAYLTVLYLLALVFFTLWPMPDDRAAFCATHHLTPQLNPLQFLTDLSTGGRMAMLQILLNVAFFLPLGFIMGRVFRWRFILALPVAFLVSLFIETAQLTGVFGIVGCAYRLFDVDDLIWNTSGALIGYLVAMAANKLVPTRQADAAQLVTNPGFIHRAVSLALDLLLATILSLSLGMGVTYAVHRLGTYQLDGHYRFGGLLIAPSALDVFGTVVDLAMLLIFELLIPLPRRGRTLGATFTHMTVETKQRHGWSRFLFYLFRTAVILAVFGPWTGKVQTATRILALLLLVFYLIKRQMPYDLLPGTAYREDPAAQESLDSRRG
- a CDS encoding DMT family transporter: MSTFAPSSSWKPSTWLARLMLLMAAAAWGAGYTFEKVAMETLTVRWLMGIRILCAIVIMTPFLLPRLRRTGAIHTLVPGLILGVSYWAAFSLQMMGLTTIAPGRNSFLTATYCIFVPFLVWIMARRRPALRHFVAAAICILGVALISLPAQGGGQGLALSTGDLLTLAGALLYGINLVITGFLTKKFDAPTLTYLELLFGGILFLVCALIFDPLPTAADFTPSTLGSMIYLTLISTLMAQNFQNIAFSRVPAAQGSLILCSESLFGMLVSVLVLHEELTATHLLGFAIIFAAIILSEVRLHPRRLSRDS